The Acidobacteriota bacterium genome includes a window with the following:
- a CDS encoding nucleoside hydrolase has protein sequence MAVAAMLVLAAPPGVHAQKKVFIDQDLGGATGTDNQSMLMLLQAPDIEVLGIGIVSGDGQVKASTQWTLRMLELTGHGHIPVAQGAKFPLINSREETALWEAMYGTFGYKGAWNPARYHSPDEVPALPIGSPSIKPIDTHAALFLIETVRKHPGDVILWCGGPLTNVAIALALDPELPQLVKELVLMGAGFNVDKGGNHRVNGRREFNWWWDPEAARMVMSAPWKKITITPVDISVKTSLSEDIKAAIAKSDSATAQYLTAYSRPGGPGGGGYMWDEIAAAAVIDPSIITETRQLKVNIDIDHGAGYGQTIFIEDTVKAPDWLWKVSTVQVDLDKDRFYKLYIDLMSRPSKTR, from the coding sequence ATGGCGGTTGCCGCGATGCTCGTCCTCGCGGCGCCGCCCGGCGTCCACGCCCAGAAGAAGGTGTTCATCGACCAGGACCTCGGCGGCGCGACGGGGACCGACAATCAGTCGATGCTGATGCTCCTGCAGGCGCCGGACATCGAGGTGCTCGGCATCGGCATCGTGTCCGGCGACGGCCAGGTGAAGGCCAGCACGCAGTGGACGCTCCGGATGCTGGAGCTGACGGGGCACGGGCACATCCCGGTGGCGCAGGGGGCGAAGTTTCCGCTGATCAATTCGCGCGAGGAAACCGCGCTCTGGGAAGCGATGTACGGCACGTTCGGGTACAAGGGCGCCTGGAACCCCGCCCGCTATCACAGCCCGGACGAAGTGCCGGCGCTGCCGATCGGCAGCCCGTCGATCAAGCCGATCGACACGCATGCCGCGCTCTTCCTGATAGAGACGGTTCGCAAGCACCCCGGGGACGTGATCCTCTGGTGCGGCGGGCCGTTGACCAACGTCGCCATCGCGCTCGCGCTCGATCCCGAACTCCCGCAGCTGGTCAAGGAGCTGGTGCTCATGGGCGCCGGGTTCAACGTGGACAAGGGGGGGAATCACCGCGTCAACGGCCGGCGCGAGTTCAACTGGTGGTGGGATCCCGAAGCCGCCCGCATGGTGATGAGCGCGCCGTGGAAGAAGATCACGATCACGCCGGTCGACATCTCCGTGAAGACCAGTCTCTCGGAGGACATCAAGGCGGCAATCGCCAAATCGGACTCTGCGACCGCGCAGTATCTCACCGCGTACTCGCGGCCGGGCGGGCCTGGCGGCGGCGGATACATGTGGGACGAGATTGCCGCGGCCGCCGTGATCGACCCGTCGATCATCACCGAGACGAGGCAGCTCAAGGTCAATATCGACATCGATCACGGCGCCGGCTACGGGCAGACGATCTTCATCGAAGACACCGTGAAGGCGCCCGACTGGCTGTGGAAGGTGTCGACCGTGCAGGTCGATCTCGACAAGGACAGGTTCTACAAGCTGTACATCGATCTCATGTCTCGGCCGTCGAAGACGCGCTGA
- a CDS encoding carboxypeptidase regulatory-like domain-containing protein, with translation MKRPSLRETTCIVALALLPAAPAFAQSVGAISGTVMDESKAGIPGAVVTARNEGTSAVREVVTDAAGRYAMPLLPIGSYTIGASMSGFQTQERSKVILEVQQSLTLDFVLALSSLATEVTVTSQVTNVELQRSDASLGQLINAQQVAELPLNGRNFVQLALLGPGTVTGRAGSFLAQGPSSEVSYRGSMSVSAQGMRENANDWLYDGVDDNELTAGGVGILPNVDSIREFKVMTHNYLAQYGSRGGTTVLVSSKSGENAFHGTAFEFFRNDALDARNFFDGPKKRKWRQNTYGFSQGGPIVRDRTFFFGGFQGNNIREGLTTLLTVPTALLHQGIFTESFPGAPAATLYDPATTRIDPATGRLIRDPFPNNTIPAGRIDPIGKALLDLLPLPTFTDRLAGNYLANPVKTLDDYQGDIRIDHNISNDDRLFGRFSFEEAEQFLPTGLPGFGAPGAFSSNQSFETNARNVAVSQTHVFRNNLINQFTAGYNRVFNYITSFGFGSNKSAELGIPGANLGTPETSSLTRMTIQNFVGIGDRGFSPFQGGTNVFHYSNVLTLVKGSHALNFGGSARMMQLNLLGDTALAGQFSFTRFFTAGFTPTGALDARTGNAVASLLLGLPASGGRNDQLQGSVKGRRWKEFRGFIDDTWRVNNSLTMTLGLAYMVTTPQSEAHDRFSNFDFDTGEVFVGGTVGVKTDWSNVQPRIGFAWSPKESTDTVVRGGYGIYHDVSAMGGSTGPYQNPPFANAYSFTSDNITPVRTLRTGFPDNSQPVDPANYRGDWTTIDVDFKQGRVQQWSVNLERKLPFSSVASIAYAGTYADRLFDKSRNLNTATPGPGFNPAARRPYPQLQAVTAALSRGWMKYNSLQLKLERRSAGGFYLLGSYTYAKATTNGVSGFGGDPGIVYFPVVTDEDIDVGSANTDLRHNLSLSALYQLPFGRGERFLGDLSGLPQVILGGWSINTILVAHSGYPLGMSMSSNQSGTAFGNRPDRVCDGKLDNPTVARWFDTSCFAAPAPGTLGNAPRTSLFGPGRWNADVALSKRFDRFQFRAEIFNVFNKAQFSAPGTVVGAPNFGVIQSTVKSPRQIQFALKYVF, from the coding sequence ATGAAGAGACCGTCCCTGCGAGAAACGACGTGCATCGTGGCGCTGGCGCTGCTGCCGGCAGCCCCGGCGTTCGCCCAGTCGGTCGGCGCGATCTCCGGCACGGTGATGGATGAATCGAAGGCGGGAATCCCGGGCGCGGTCGTGACGGCCCGCAACGAGGGCACGAGTGCCGTGCGCGAGGTCGTGACGGACGCCGCCGGCCGCTATGCCATGCCGCTGCTGCCGATCGGCAGCTACACCATCGGCGCGTCGATGAGCGGCTTCCAGACCCAGGAGCGGAGCAAGGTGATCCTGGAGGTCCAGCAGAGCCTCACGCTCGATTTCGTCCTGGCGCTGTCCTCGCTGGCCACGGAAGTGACCGTCACGAGCCAGGTCACCAACGTCGAGCTGCAGCGCAGCGACGCCTCGCTCGGCCAGCTGATCAACGCCCAGCAGGTCGCCGAGCTGCCCCTGAACGGCCGCAACTTCGTGCAGCTCGCGCTGCTCGGACCGGGCACCGTGACGGGGCGCGCCGGCAGCTTCCTGGCCCAGGGCCCCAGCAGCGAGGTCTCGTACCGCGGCAGCATGTCGGTGTCGGCGCAGGGCATGCGGGAAAACGCAAACGACTGGCTGTACGACGGCGTGGACGACAACGAGCTCACGGCGGGCGGCGTCGGCATCCTGCCCAACGTCGATTCCATCCGCGAGTTCAAGGTCATGACGCACAACTATCTGGCGCAGTACGGCAGCCGGGGCGGCACGACCGTGCTGGTGAGCAGCAAGTCGGGCGAGAACGCGTTCCACGGAACCGCCTTCGAATTCTTCCGCAACGACGCGCTCGACGCGCGGAACTTCTTCGACGGCCCCAAGAAGCGCAAGTGGAGGCAGAACACCTACGGCTTCTCGCAGGGGGGGCCGATCGTGCGGGACAGGACGTTCTTCTTCGGCGGCTTCCAGGGCAACAACATACGCGAGGGCCTGACGACGCTGCTGACCGTCCCGACGGCGTTGCTGCACCAGGGCATCTTCACCGAATCGTTCCCGGGCGCCCCTGCCGCGACGCTCTACGACCCGGCGACGACCCGGATCGACCCGGCGACCGGCCGGCTGATTCGCGATCCGTTCCCGAACAACACGATTCCCGCCGGCCGCATCGATCCGATCGGCAAGGCGCTCCTGGATCTGCTGCCGCTGCCGACCTTCACCGACAGGCTCGCGGGGAACTATCTCGCGAACCCGGTCAAGACGCTGGACGATTACCAGGGGGACATCCGCATCGATCACAACATCAGCAACGACGATCGGCTGTTCGGCCGCTTCAGTTTCGAAGAGGCGGAGCAGTTCCTGCCGACGGGTCTGCCGGGGTTCGGCGCGCCTGGAGCGTTCTCGAGCAACCAGTCGTTCGAAACCAACGCGCGCAACGTGGCGGTCTCGCAGACGCACGTCTTCAGGAACAACCTGATCAACCAGTTCACCGCCGGTTACAACCGGGTGTTCAACTACATCACGTCTTTCGGATTCGGGTCGAACAAGTCGGCGGAGCTGGGCATCCCCGGCGCGAACCTCGGCACCCCCGAGACCTCGTCGCTGACCCGGATGACCATCCAGAACTTCGTCGGGATCGGAGACCGCGGGTTCTCGCCGTTCCAGGGCGGCACGAACGTGTTCCACTACAGCAACGTCCTGACGCTGGTGAAGGGATCCCACGCCCTGAACTTCGGCGGGTCGGCGCGCATGATGCAGTTGAACCTGCTGGGGGACACCGCGCTCGCCGGGCAGTTCTCGTTCACACGGTTCTTCACGGCCGGCTTCACCCCCACCGGCGCGCTCGACGCCAGGACCGGCAACGCCGTCGCCAGCCTCCTGCTCGGCCTGCCGGCGTCGGGCGGGCGCAACGATCAGCTCCAGGGCTCCGTGAAGGGGCGCCGCTGGAAGGAATTCCGCGGCTTCATCGACGACACGTGGCGGGTGAACAACAGCCTGACCATGACGCTGGGTCTGGCGTACATGGTCACGACGCCCCAGTCCGAGGCGCACGATCGCTTCAGCAACTTCGATTTCGACACCGGCGAGGTCTTTGTGGGCGGGACGGTCGGCGTGAAGACCGACTGGAGCAACGTCCAGCCCCGCATCGGATTCGCGTGGAGCCCGAAGGAAAGCACCGACACCGTCGTCCGCGGCGGCTACGGCATCTACCACGACGTCTCCGCGATGGGCGGTTCCACCGGCCCGTATCAGAACCCGCCGTTCGCGAACGCGTATTCGTTCACGAGCGACAACATCACGCCGGTCCGCACGCTGAGGACCGGCTTCCCCGACAACAGCCAGCCGGTGGATCCCGCCAACTACCGCGGCGACTGGACGACCATCGACGTGGACTTCAAGCAGGGGCGCGTCCAGCAGTGGAGCGTCAACCTCGAACGGAAGCTGCCGTTCAGTTCCGTGGCGAGCATCGCCTACGCCGGCACGTATGCCGATCGGCTGTTCGACAAGAGCCGCAACCTGAACACGGCGACGCCGGGGCCCGGCTTCAATCCCGCCGCCCGCCGCCCGTATCCGCAGCTGCAGGCGGTGACCGCCGCCCTCAGCCGTGGCTGGATGAAGTACAACTCGCTGCAGCTGAAACTCGAGCGCCGTTCGGCGGGCGGATTCTACCTGCTCGGCTCCTACACCTACGCCAAGGCGACGACCAACGGCGTGTCCGGTTTCGGCGGCGACCCGGGCATCGTCTATTTCCCGGTGGTCACCGATGAGGACATCGACGTCGGATCGGCGAACACCGACCTGCGCCACAACCTTTCGCTGAGCGCGCTGTACCAGCTGCCGTTCGGCCGGGGGGAACGCTTCCTCGGCGATCTCTCAGGCCTGCCTCAGGTGATTCTCGGAGGCTGGAGCATCAACACCATCCTCGTCGCGCACAGCGGGTATCCGCTCGGCATGAGCATGTCGAGCAACCAGTCGGGCACGGCGTTCGGCAACCGGCCCGATCGGGTTTGTGATGGGAAGCTGGACAACCCGACCGTGGCACGCTGGTTCGACACGAGCTGTTTCGCGGCGCCCGCGCCCGGCACCCTGGGCAACGCCCCGCGCACCAGCCTCTTCGGGCCCGGCCGCTGGAACGCCGACGTGGCGCTCTCCAAGAGGTTCGACCGGTTCCAGTTCCGCGCGGAGATCTTCAACGTCTTCAACAAGGCGCAGTTCTCGGCCCCCGGAACCGTCGTCGGCGCGCCCAACTTCGGCGTGATCCAGTCCACGGTGAAGTCTCCGCGACAGATCCAGTTTGCGCTGAAGTACGTCTTCTAG
- a CDS encoding LacI family DNA-binding transcriptional regulator — protein sequence MAKTRARTGSRRRPGGQPSAAGLRRTATIQRVADRAGVSIATVSRAFADPESVSAELRVRVHEAARALNYRPSRAARTLRVGTSQTVGVVIPDLENPFFTGVVRGIDSVLQAAGYTLLLSNADEDPVRERTILETLRAEGVAGIIFVPINAARDTYRQLLAPPVHTVAVDRLPSNLRADLVTVDNVNGTRIGVAHLAAMGHRDVALLGGPSRHSTAMEREQGYREALRTAALPLRSELVYRGDFREGTGYDGMKALMALARRPTAVFVANNLMTLGALRALHEAGIRIPDEVALVGFDDMPWATSLNPPLTAVSQPSQEIGTAAADLLLDRIARPDRAVRHVILETKLIVRASCGASRAGTHASQK from the coding sequence TTGGCGAAAACACGCGCACGGACCGGGTCGCGCCGCCGCCCGGGCGGCCAGCCGTCGGCCGCCGGCCTCAGGCGGACCGCGACGATTCAGCGCGTCGCCGACCGCGCAGGCGTCTCGATTGCCACGGTGTCGCGCGCCTTCGCCGATCCGGAATCGGTCAGCGCGGAGCTGCGGGTGCGCGTGCACGAGGCCGCCCGCGCCCTCAACTACCGCCCGAGCCGCGCCGCTCGGACCCTGCGCGTGGGCACGAGCCAGACGGTCGGCGTCGTCATCCCCGACCTCGAGAATCCGTTCTTCACGGGCGTGGTGCGCGGCATCGACAGCGTGCTGCAGGCGGCCGGCTACACGCTGCTGCTGTCGAACGCCGACGAGGACCCGGTGCGGGAGCGAACCATCCTCGAGACCCTGCGCGCCGAGGGGGTGGCGGGCATCATCTTCGTGCCGATCAACGCCGCCCGCGACACGTACCGCCAGCTGCTCGCGCCACCGGTGCACACCGTCGCCGTCGACCGGCTGCCGTCGAATCTCCGCGCGGATCTCGTCACGGTCGACAACGTGAACGGCACCCGCATCGGCGTCGCGCACCTGGCGGCGATGGGCCACCGCGACGTAGCGCTGCTCGGCGGCCCGTCGAGGCACAGCACCGCCATGGAACGCGAGCAGGGGTACCGGGAAGCCCTCCGGACGGCCGCCCTGCCGCTGCGATCCGAGCTGGTCTATCGCGGCGATTTCCGCGAGGGCACCGGGTATGACGGCATGAAGGCGCTGATGGCGCTCGCGCGTCGCCCGACGGCGGTGTTCGTGGCGAACAACCTGATGACGCTCGGCGCGCTCCGGGCGCTCCACGAGGCCGGCATCCGCATTCCGGACGAAGTCGCGCTCGTGGGCTTCGACGACATGCCGTGGGCGACCTCACTCAACCCGCCGCTCACTGCGGTGAGCCAGCCGTCGCAGGAAATCGGAACGGCCGCGGCGGACCTTCTACTCGACCGGATCGCACGGCCCGACCGGGCGGTGCGGCATGTGATTCTGGAAACGAAGCTGATCGTCAGGGCGTCGTGCGGCGCGTCGCGCGCGGGCACTCACGCGAGCCAGAAATAG
- a CDS encoding NCS2 family permease, producing the protein MMNFDLHARGTTTAREVRGGLTTFLTMAYILFANPSILASAGIPFEAAAAATAAAAAICTLLMGLGANFPIALAPGMGLNAVVAFQVVGQTGSWQAAMGLVALNGLIVLALVLAGVREAVMRAIPLDLRRAISVGIGLFIAFIGAVNARLVVIPAGSLAAINADPLTTVPPVTHGSLQAAEPLLALGGLLIIAFLLSKKVPGAIVIGIVAATSAGLLIGVSHWPSGAWLRMPRFDTVLQADLRSAFDIRLAPLLLSIIMVDFFDTLGTVTAIAETGDLHDREGRIPRLRSILAIDSISAVVGGAFGVSSVTSYVESASGVAEGARTGLHNVVVASLFAACMFAAPLVAVVPAAASAAALIVVGFLMCQQIARMDFSAVDTALPAFLILLLTPVTFSISHGIGYGFMAYVAIKLLGGRGRDVQPMMYAAAALFAAYFWLA; encoded by the coding sequence ATGATGAATTTCGATCTGCACGCGCGCGGCACGACGACCGCGCGCGAGGTCCGCGGCGGCCTCACCACGTTTCTGACGATGGCGTACATCCTGTTCGCCAATCCGTCGATCCTTGCGTCGGCGGGAATCCCGTTCGAGGCGGCCGCGGCGGCGACGGCGGCTGCCGCCGCCATCTGCACGCTGCTCATGGGACTCGGCGCGAACTTTCCCATCGCGCTGGCGCCCGGCATGGGCCTGAACGCCGTCGTCGCGTTTCAGGTCGTGGGACAGACCGGCTCGTGGCAGGCGGCGATGGGACTGGTCGCGCTGAACGGGCTGATCGTGCTCGCGCTCGTGCTGGCCGGCGTGCGTGAAGCGGTGATGAGGGCCATTCCGCTCGACCTGCGCCGCGCGATCAGCGTGGGTATCGGGCTGTTCATCGCCTTCATCGGAGCGGTGAACGCGCGGCTGGTCGTCATCCCGGCGGGTTCGCTCGCGGCGATCAACGCCGATCCGCTCACCACCGTTCCTCCCGTCACGCACGGGTCGCTGCAAGCCGCCGAGCCGCTCCTCGCGCTGGGCGGGCTGCTGATCATCGCGTTCCTGCTCTCGAAGAAAGTGCCCGGCGCGATCGTCATCGGGATCGTGGCCGCCACCTCCGCCGGACTCCTGATCGGCGTGTCGCACTGGCCGTCGGGTGCCTGGTTGCGGATGCCCCGCTTCGACACGGTGCTCCAGGCGGACCTGAGGAGCGCGTTCGACATCCGCTTGGCGCCGCTGCTGCTCTCGATCATCATGGTGGACTTCTTCGACACGCTCGGCACCGTCACCGCGATTGCCGAAACCGGAGATCTGCACGATCGGGAGGGACGCATTCCGCGGCTCCGTTCGATCCTGGCCATCGACTCGATCAGCGCGGTCGTTGGCGGCGCCTTCGGCGTGAGTTCGGTGACCTCCTACGTCGAGTCGGCCTCGGGCGTGGCCGAGGGGGCGCGCACCGGCCTGCACAACGTGGTTGTCGCGAGCCTCTTCGCCGCCTGTATGTTCGCGGCGCCGCTGGTGGCCGTCGTGCCCGCGGCGGCCAGCGCCGCGGCGCTGATCGTCGTCGGGTTCCTGATGTGCCAGCAGATCGCGAGGATGGACTTCAGCGCCGTGGACACGGCGCTCCCCGCGTTCCTCATCCTGCTGCTGACGCCGGTGACGTTCTCCATCTCTCATGGCATTGGCTACGGCTTCATGGCCTACGTGGCGATCAAGTTGCTCGGCGGGCGCGGGCGCGACGTGCAACCGATGATGTATGCGGCCGCGGCGCTTTTCGCCGCCTATTTCTGGCTCGCGTGA
- a CDS encoding adenine deaminase, producing MTQDDSNGWTRRRFLAGTVGTSAWAAMSRDVSAAQTTPRPGDGSTSQPLPADAQERMRGRLRLMRVGLAQEPADVVIEGGTLLDTITGELLPGWGVAIAGDRIAAIGDVGRHVGPRTVRVTATGMTLVPGFVDAHYHGESSRLSARRHAEVTLPQGLTAYFEGTHEITNAARGLPGVEYFVEAGRRLPQKIYPCVSSATPPSPVETTSGYIGYSETALAFERWPEEARGIDEVMDLPRVLDGSARLHGVIQATLDDRRVVAGHGSPPLDVLDGWIAAGIMSSHSSRIAESLTMLRKGVHLQLKTERTADIIRQLVDLPLRDWRNVGLAVDDRTVADLLDRGGIDHEVRTAIALGVPPITAYQMATINNAAHWQVSHLHGVLAPGRYADVLIVSDFEKVAIDRVFANGRLVAEQGRLAGPLDAGPIDPALRNTVRLSRELRASDFEILAPPNRRDVRAYVLPPRYFSRELGPITKTLPASGGRVQRDLPRGITKFAIVERYGKGMSIGVSFWELGFDQGAIAWTVNHDHHNLGVFGASDEDMAVAANRCAAIGGGYVIVKDGTVLAELPLPVAGLMSDDDPLAVAEAIRKLDKVAAGLHPAPALAEHPTDRITFMNLTCDPWKYSLTDLGLFNLETQQRMPVVF from the coding sequence ATGACGCAAGACGACTCGAACGGGTGGACGCGCCGCCGTTTTCTCGCCGGGACGGTGGGGACGTCGGCATGGGCGGCGATGTCGCGCGACGTGAGTGCGGCGCAGACAACGCCGCGCCCGGGCGACGGGTCCACGTCGCAGCCGCTGCCTGCCGACGCGCAGGAGCGGATGCGCGGCCGGCTCCGCCTGATGCGTGTGGGGCTGGCACAGGAGCCCGCCGACGTCGTGATCGAAGGCGGCACCCTGCTCGACACCATCACGGGGGAGTTGCTGCCAGGCTGGGGGGTGGCGATCGCCGGCGATCGGATCGCCGCCATCGGCGATGTCGGACGGCACGTCGGCCCCCGGACCGTCCGGGTGACCGCGACGGGCATGACGCTGGTGCCGGGCTTCGTCGATGCGCACTACCACGGCGAGAGCAGCCGCCTGAGCGCACGCCGGCACGCGGAGGTCACTCTTCCCCAGGGGCTGACGGCGTACTTCGAGGGCACGCACGAAATTACCAATGCCGCGCGGGGACTGCCGGGCGTGGAGTACTTCGTCGAGGCCGGCCGCCGGCTGCCGCAGAAGATCTATCCCTGTGTGTCGTCGGCCACCCCTCCAAGTCCCGTCGAGACGACGAGCGGCTACATCGGATACTCGGAAACGGCGCTTGCCTTCGAGCGGTGGCCGGAGGAGGCGCGTGGCATCGACGAGGTGATGGATCTGCCGCGCGTGCTCGACGGCTCGGCACGGCTCCACGGCGTCATCCAGGCCACGCTCGACGATCGCCGCGTCGTGGCGGGCCACGGCAGCCCGCCGCTGGACGTACTCGACGGGTGGATCGCGGCGGGCATCATGTCGAGCCACTCGTCCCGCATCGCCGAGTCGCTCACGATGCTGCGCAAGGGGGTGCACCTGCAGCTGAAGACCGAGCGGACGGCCGACATCATCCGGCAGCTCGTCGATCTCCCGCTGCGCGACTGGCGGAATGTCGGCCTTGCCGTGGACGATCGGACGGTCGCCGATCTCCTCGACCGCGGCGGGATCGACCACGAGGTACGCACGGCGATCGCGCTGGGCGTGCCGCCGATCACCGCGTACCAGATGGCCACGATCAACAACGCGGCCCACTGGCAGGTCTCGCATCTCCACGGCGTGCTCGCGCCGGGTCGCTATGCCGACGTCCTGATCGTCTCGGACTTCGAGAAGGTCGCGATCGATCGCGTGTTCGCGAACGGCCGCCTCGTCGCGGAACAGGGGCGGCTGGCCGGCCCCCTGGACGCCGGCCCAATCGATCCCGCGCTGCGTAACACGGTGCGCTTGTCGCGGGAGCTGCGCGCGTCGGATTTCGAGATCCTCGCGCCGCCCAATCGCCGCGACGTGCGGGCGTACGTGCTGCCGCCCAGGTACTTCTCGCGCGAGCTGGGGCCGATCACGAAGACCCTGCCCGCCAGCGGCGGCCGGGTGCAGCGCGACCTGCCGCGAGGCATCACCAAGTTCGCGATCGTCGAGCGGTACGGCAAGGGCATGAGCATCGGCGTCTCGTTCTGGGAGCTGGGCTTCGACCAGGGGGCGATCGCGTGGACGGTCAACCACGACCATCACAATCTGGGCGTCTTCGGCGCGAGCGACGAGGACATGGCGGTCGCCGCGAACCGGTGCGCCGCCATCGGTGGCGGGTACGTCATCGTCAAGGACGGGACCGTGCTCGCCGAGCTGCCGCTGCCGGTTGCGGGGCTCATGAGCGATGACGACCCGCTGGCGGTGGCGGAGGCCATCCGCAAACTGGACAAGGTGGCCGCGGGGCTGCACCCGGCGCCCGCGCTCGCGGAGCACCCCACCGACCGCATTACGTTCATGAACCTGACGTGCGATCCGTGGAAGTATTCGCTGACCGACCTCGGCCTCTTCAATCTCGAGACACAGCAGCGGATGCCCGTGGTGTTCTGA
- a CDS encoding MBL fold metallo-hydrolase, which yields MAIIATGLDYADVRFRGYPGIIATGILHGRAGLALVDPGPQTSLATLTAELRERGMSTRDVTELVVTHIHLDHSGAAGHLVRENPAITVYVHAIGAPHLIDPSRLLASASKLYGADMQRLWGEILPIPAANVRALQGGERITAAGRALRVAYTPGHAKHHVSYLDEASGLAFVGDTLGIRRAPGTYVMPPAPPPDIDLDAWFESVRRILAWKPSSVFLTHFGPFDHPSSHADELVARLEEWAGLASALLGRTELSDAQRCGRFVEDVRRDLRRRMSAEDAEGYERSGRIDYSWTGLARALSK from the coding sequence ATGGCCATCATTGCGACAGGACTGGACTACGCGGACGTCCGTTTCCGGGGCTATCCCGGCATCATCGCCACCGGCATCCTGCACGGCCGCGCCGGCCTCGCGCTGGTCGACCCCGGCCCGCAGACCTCGCTCGCCACGCTGACAGCTGAACTGCGCGAGCGTGGCATGTCCACGCGCGACGTCACCGAGCTGGTCGTCACGCATATCCACCTGGATCACTCTGGCGCCGCGGGACACCTCGTGCGTGAGAACCCCGCGATCACGGTGTACGTGCACGCCATCGGGGCGCCGCACCTGATCGATCCGTCGCGGCTCCTGGCCAGCGCCTCGAAGCTGTACGGCGCAGACATGCAGCGGCTGTGGGGAGAGATCCTGCCCATCCCCGCGGCGAACGTGAGGGCGTTGCAGGGCGGGGAACGCATCACGGCCGCGGGGCGCGCGCTGCGGGTGGCGTACACGCCTGGGCACGCCAAGCACCACGTCAGCTACCTGGACGAGGCGAGCGGCCTCGCCTTCGTCGGTGACACGCTTGGCATCCGTCGCGCGCCGGGGACGTACGTCATGCCGCCCGCGCCCCCGCCGGACATCGACCTCGACGCCTGGTTCGAGAGCGTGCGGCGGATCCTCGCGTGGAAGCCGTCGAGCGTGTTTCTCACGCACTTCGGTCCGTTCGATCATCCATCGTCGCACGCTGACGAGCTCGTCGCGCGTCTCGAGGAGTGGGCCGGACTCGCGAGCGCCCTGCTCGGTCGTACCGAGTTGAGCGATGCGCAACGCTGCGGTCGATTCGTGGAAGATGTGCGGCGCGATCTCCGAAGGCGGATGTCGGCGGAGGACGCGGAGGGATACGAGCGGTCGGGACGAATCGACTATTCGTGGACGGGACTCGCGCGCGCGCTGTCGAAATAA
- the clpS gene encoding ATP-dependent Clp protease adapter ClpS, giving the protein MTDTQRQTGDQVLERTRQETKEPELYKVVLLNDDYTTMDFVVEILESVFNKAPAEAFRIMMQVHTQGRGMCGVYPFEIAETKVAAVEARARESGFPLKAILEQE; this is encoded by the coding sequence ATGACGGACACTCAGCGGCAGACCGGCGATCAGGTCCTCGAACGCACGCGGCAGGAGACGAAGGAGCCCGAGCTCTATAAGGTCGTCCTGCTCAACGACGATTACACGACGATGGACTTCGTCGTGGAGATCCTGGAGTCGGTGTTCAACAAGGCGCCGGCCGAGGCGTTCCGGATCATGATGCAGGTCCACACGCAGGGGCGTGGCATGTGCGGCGTGTACCCGTTTGAAATCGCGGAAACGAAGGTCGCGGCGGTCGAAGCGCGCGCGAGAGAGAGCGGGTTTCCGCTGAAGGCGATACTGGAACAAGAATGA